In Acidimicrobiales bacterium, one genomic interval encodes:
- a CDS encoding DUF397 domain-containing protein — MSQHHDSAATWRTSTYSDGMQCVELAAVDGDVAVRDSKDPAGPVLHFTRGEMLAFLQGAKAGEFDDLI; from the coding sequence ATGTCGCAGCATCATGACAGCGCCGCCACTTGGCGCACCAGTACCTATAGCGACGGAATGCAGTGCGTGGAACTCGCCGCCGTCGACGGCGATGTCGCCGTTCGTGACTCGAAGGATCCGGCTGGTCCGGTCCTCCACTTCACACGCGGTGAGATGTTGGCCTTCCTCCAGGGAGCGAAGGCCGGCGAGTTCGACGACCTGATCTGA
- a CDS encoding helix-turn-helix transcriptional regulator: MPPLKETSPLRRKLGIELRLLREAAKLTADEAAAALETSASTISRSETGKVNVHPRDVDAMLRLYGLNDDRKREALVAIARKSRERGWWHEFRTVVSTDLANYMSIEYGASSIRIFQTLLVPGLLQTKEYTRSVATAVFRDSDSPEAVEQLMEIRLRRQEMLLHKPEPVPLHVVLDESVLHRPIGGPGIMRNQLVRMLELAHSEAVRLQILPYNAGAHVGLYGPFTLFGFAEPMDLDIVHVENHVNFILVDDEEDIRHYEIVFQRVQESALPEAQSLALVQEIAEGL; this comes from the coding sequence ATGCCTCCCCTGAAGGAAACGTCACCACTCCGGCGCAAGCTGGGGATCGAGCTGCGACTCCTCCGGGAGGCCGCCAAGCTCACCGCCGACGAGGCGGCGGCCGCGCTGGAGACCTCGGCGTCGACCATCAGCCGCAGCGAGACCGGCAAGGTCAACGTCCACCCCCGCGACGTCGACGCCATGCTGCGCCTCTACGGCCTCAACGACGACCGCAAGCGCGAGGCCCTCGTCGCCATCGCCCGCAAGTCGCGCGAGCGCGGCTGGTGGCACGAGTTCCGCACCGTCGTCAGCACGGACCTCGCCAACTACATGAGCATCGAGTACGGCGCGAGCTCGATCCGCATCTTCCAGACGCTCCTCGTCCCCGGGCTCCTACAGACGAAGGAGTACACGCGGTCGGTGGCCACCGCCGTCTTCCGCGACTCGGACTCGCCCGAGGCCGTCGAGCAGCTGATGGAGATCCGGCTACGCCGCCAGGAGATGCTGCTCCACAAGCCCGAGCCCGTGCCGCTGCACGTCGTGCTGGACGAGTCGGTGCTGCACCGCCCCATCGGCGGACCGGGCATCATGCGCAACCAGCTGGTGCGGATGCTCGAGCTGGCGCACAGCGAGGCCGTCCGCCTGCAGATCCTCCCCTACAACGCGGGCGCCCACGTGGGGTTGTACGGACCGTTCACCCTGTTCGGGTTCGCCGAACCGATGGATCTGGACATCGTTCACGTCGAGAACCACGTGAATTTTATTTTGGTCGATGACGAAGAAGACATCCGCCACTACGAGATAGTGTTCCAGCGAGTGCAGGAATCTGCACTCCCAGAGGCCCAATCGTTGGCCCTGGTCCAAGAGATAGCGGAAGGGCTGTAG
- a CDS encoding WhiB family transcriptional regulator encodes MRGLSWQDNARCAGAGLNLFFPDGGDTRRAKAFCSGCPVWGDCLNYGLEEDHGVWGGLNRAERARLRRLRQRLAVLPPADPANTADIRRLLSVGLAPERLSEVAGLDVEVVIERAKRTGRRRGSRLRQAVPA; translated from the coding sequence ATGAGGGGCCTTTCCTGGCAGGACAACGCACGGTGCGCAGGCGCCGGGCTCAACCTCTTCTTTCCCGACGGCGGTGACACCCGCCGGGCCAAGGCGTTCTGCTCCGGCTGCCCGGTGTGGGGTGACTGCCTCAACTACGGCCTCGAGGAGGACCACGGCGTGTGGGGCGGCCTCAACCGGGCCGAACGCGCCCGGCTGCGGCGGCTGCGTCAACGGCTCGCCGTCCTGCCCCCGGCCGATCCGGCCAACACGGCGGACATCCGCCGGTTGCTGTCGGTCGGCCTGGCGCCGGAGCGGCTGAGCGAGGTGGCCGGCCTCGACGTCGAGGTGGTCATAGAGCGAGCCAAGCGCACCGGTCGCAGACGAGGCTCCAGGCTC